The Streptomyces sp. ALI-76-A nucleotide sequence TGTCCCTCCGCGTCCGCGCGGGCCAGGCTGCGCGCTCTGCGCGCCGGGCCACGCCAGCCGCAGGTGCAGCGGGCCGCGCAGAAACGGCCTTGTTCGACTGTCTGCGTGTGGTGTGCGGTCCGGTCGGGAGGTGGGGGTGTCCTGTCCTGCTGCGCCACGCCGACAACGTTACCCAGGCGAGGTGAACGGCGGGTGTGCGCGTGACGAGGCCTGCTACCCGTCGTTAACCGGGACAACAGGGGGCCCGTGACGGACGTACCGGCTGGGGGTAGGCAGGCGATGACGCAGCGGCAGAGACACACCGGCACAACGCTCGTCACGGCAGGACTCATGGTCTGGGCCTGTGTCACCACCGCCGGCTGCTCCGGCAGCGGGGCCGCCGCCGAGGACGCCCGCTCGGCCGACCCGGTCGGCACGCTGCGCCGGGTCGCCGACACGCTGGTGGACGCCGGGAGTTCGAAGGCCCGTACGTCGATGGAGATGGCCACCGGCGGGACCCGGGTGACCATCCGCGGCGAGGGCGTGTACCACTTCGGCCGGCGGTCGGGGCGGCTGAAGGTGCTGCTGCCGCAGGACCCGGCCGGTGCCCGTGCCCGCCGGCCGATCACCGAACTGCTCGCGCCCGGCGCCCTGTTCATGAAGAACCGGGGCGCCGGCGTGCCCGCCGACAAGTGGGTGCGGGTGGACACCGCGACGCTGTCCGACGGGAACCTCGTCACCGGCGGCGCCACCGATCCGCTCGCCGCGGCCGAGGTGCTGCGCGGCACCCGGACGGCGACGTACGTCGGAGAGACCCAGGTCGCCGGAACACCGGTGCGGCACTACCGGGGTGTCGCGGATCTCCGGGCGGCGGCCAGGGCCGCGTCCGCCGCGAACCGGGGGCCGCTGGCGTCGGCGGCGAAAGGGTTCGCCTCGGCCGAGGTGCCGTTCGACGTCTACCTCGACGAACAGGGGCGCGTCCGCAAGGTCCGGCACCGGTTCAGCTTCGTCGGCGGCCGGAGCGGCGGCACCGTCGCGGTCGCCTCGACGACCCTGCTCTACGCCTTCGGGACGCCCGCGGACGTACGGCTGCCGGCCGCCGCGGACATCTACGCCGGCAGGATCGCCGAGGAGTGAGGGCGCGGCGCGGGCGCGTGACGGGCGCAAGAACTAGCCCGTCCGTGCCATGCGCGGCGTGCGGGGCGCTCCCTACTCTAGGAAGCCGGTGACGGCAGAGACGAGGTGATGCGCGTGGCTCCGGTCGGCGGTACGGCAGTACAGGACCACGTGGCCCTCGCCGAGATAGAGCTGTGCGGGGAGCTGATCATCGCGGCTTCGGCCGCCGACGAGGACCGGCTCAGCCTGGAGAGCATCGACGAGGTGCTGCGGGTGGCCGAGGAACGCGTCTCCGGCGGGTGAGCCGGGGCGTTCCCTTCCGGCCCTGGGCCGCTCAGGTGCGCAGCAGCCGGCCGATCGCCTTCGTGGCCTCCGCCACTTTCGCGTCGATCTCGGTGCCGCCCTTGACAGCCGCGTCGGCGACGCAGTGCCGCAGGTGTTCCTCCAGCAGTTGCAGGGCGAAGGACTGCAACGCCTTGGTGGAGGCGGACACCTGGGTGAGTATGTCGATGCAGTAGACGTCCTCGTCGACCATCCGCTGCAAGCCCCGGATCTGGCCCTCGATGCGGCGCAGCCGCTTGAGGTGTTCGTCCTTCTGCTTGTGGTACCCGTGCACACCGCGGTCGTGGTCCGTCACGGTCTCCGGCTCCCCGGCGGCGGAGGGCGCTTGCGCGCCGGCCTCTGTGGTCGTCATCGCGTCCTCCAGATATATACCCCTACCGGGTATATCGTACCGAACTTTGCTGGGTATAGGGCCTGCGGGCGGCCCCCGTGTCGAACACTCTGCCTGATGGGCGACACTGGGGGACGGCCCGTTAGCCGTGGCCGGATGCTGCGCCTAGCATCAGCCTGACCGAAACCGATGCACCCCGAGGACCCCTTGTGCGCTTTCGTCTGACCCCCAGGGAGACGAGCTTCTACGACATGTTCGCCGCGTCCGCGGACAACATCGTCACGGGCTCCAAGCTCCTCATGGAACTGCTCGGGGCGGACGCTTCCGCCCGGGCCGAGATCGCAGAGCGTATGCGGGCCGCCGAACACGCGGGTGACGATGCCACGCACGCGATCTTCCACCAGCTGAACTCCTCGTTCATCACGCCGTTCGACCGTGAGGACATCTACAACCTCGCGTCCTCCCTCGACGACATCATGGACTTCATGGAGGAGGCCGTCGACCTCGTCGTCCTCTACAACGTGGAGGAACTGCCCAAGGGCGTCGAGCAGCAGATCGAGGTGCTGGCGCGGGCGGCCGAGCTGACCGCGGAGGCCATGCCGAACCTCCGCACGATGGAGAACCTCACCGAGTACTGGATCGAGGTCAACCGGCTGGAGAACCAGGCCGACCAGATCCACCGGAAGCTGCTCGCCATGCTCTTCAACGGCAAGTACGAGGCCATCGAGGTGCTGAAGCTCAAGCAGATCGTCGACGTCCTCGAAGAGGCCGCCGACGCCTTCGAGCACGTGGCCAACACGGTGGAGACCATCGCGGTCAAGGAGTCCTGACCCTTCCATGGACACCTTCGCCTTGATCGTGACCATCGGTGTCGCGCTCGGATTCACCTATACCAACGGCTTCCACGACTCGGCCAACGCCATCGCCACGTCCGTGTCCACGCGTGCCCTGACGCCGCGTGCGGCGCTCGCGATGGCCGCGGTGATGAACCTCGGCGGCGCGTTCCTGGGCAGCGGGGTCGCCAAGACCGTCAGCGAGGGTCTGATCGAGACCCCGCACGGCAACCGGGGCATGTGGATCCTGTTCGCCGCCCTGGTGGGCGCGATCGTCTGGAACCTGGTCACCTGGTACTTCGGCCTGCCCTCGTCCTCCTCGCACGCGCTGTTCGGCGGCATGGTGGGCGCGGCGCTCGCGGGCGGTATCGACGTTCTCTGGTCCGGCGTCCTGGAGAAGGTCGTCATCCCGATGTTCATCTCCCCGGTCGTCGGCCTGGTCGCCGGTTACCTGGTGATGTGCGCGATCCTGTGGATGTTCCGCAAGTCCAACCCGCACAAGGCCAAGCGCGGCTTCCGCATAGCCCAGACCGTGTCAGCGGCCGGCATGGCCCTCGGCCACGGACTCCAGGACGCCCAGAAGACGATGGGCATCGTGGTGATGGCCCTGGTCATCGCCGACGTCGAGCAGGCCGGCGACCCGATCCCGATCTGGGTGAAGGTCGCCTGCGCGCTCATGCTCTCGCTCGGTACGTACGCGGGCGGCTGGCGCATCATGCGCACGCTCGGGCGGAAGATCATCGAGCTGGACCCGCCGCAGGGCTTCGCCGCCGAGACCACCGGCGCGTCGATCATGTTCACCACGGCGTTCATCTTCCACGCCCCCATCTCCACCACCCACGTCATCACGTCCGCGATCATGGGCGTCGGCGCCACGAAGCGGGTGAACGCCGTGCGCTGGGGTGTCGCCAAGAACATCATCCTGGGCTGGTTCATCACCATGCCGGCGGCGGCGGCCGTGGCGGCCGTCGCGTTCGGCCTGGTGAACCTCGCGTTCCTGTGAGGGCCGTGAGCCGGGGGCGCGCCCCCGGCCGGTCCCCCGGGACATGAAGCGGGCCCGCCCCCGGTAGCCGGGGGCGGGCCCTTTTCGTCCTCGCGGTGGCACCGCCATGCAGCACCGCGAGGGGTCGGGGGAGGACCGTCGGCTCAGCCGAAGCGGCCGGAGATGTAGTCCTCGGTGGCCTGGACCGACGGGTTGGAGAAGATCCGCTCCGTCTCGTCGACCTCGATCAGCCTGCCGGGCTGTCCGACCGCCGACAGGTTGAAGAAGGCGGTGCGGTCCGAGACCCGGGCGGCCTGCTGCATGTTGTGCGTCACGATGACGATCGTGAAGCGCTCCTTCAGCTCACCGATCAGGTCCTCGATGGCGAGCGTCGAGATCGGGTCGAGAGCGGAGCAGGGCTCGTCCATGAGCAGGACGTTCGGCTCCACCGCGATGGCCCGCGCGATGCACAGACGCTGCTGCTGACCACCCGACAGACCGGAACCCGGCTTGTTCAGGCGGTCCTTGACCTCGTTCCAGAGGTTCGCGCCCTTGAGCGACTTCTCGACGACGTCGTTCAGTTCCGACTTCTTGTAGCTGCCGTTCAGGCGCAGCCCGGCCGCCACGTTGTCGAAGATCGACATGGTGGGGAACGGGTTCGGGCGCTGGAACACCATGCCGACCTCGCGGCGCACGGAGACCGGGTCGATCCCGTGCCCGTACAGGTCCTCGTCGTCCAGCAGCACCTTGCCCTCAACGCGGCCGCCCGTGGTGACCTCGTGCATCCGGTTCAGCGTGCGCAGGAACGTCGACTTGCCGCAGCCGGACGGGCCGATGAAGGCCGTCACCGAACGCGGCTCGACCGTCATCGAGATGTCCTCGATCGCCTTGTGGGATCCGTAGTAGGCGGTGAGCCCGCTTACGTCGATTCGCTTGGCCATGTCTCTACTTCACTTCCAGATCAGTCGCTGTGGCCGCGTCAGCGACCGGTCTTGGGTGCCTTCCAGCGGGCGATCCCGCGGGCCACCAGGTTCAGGATCATCACGAACGCGATCAGCGTCAGCGCCGCCGCCCACGCACGGTCGTACGCCGCACCGGAGCCCGCGCTGTTCGCGTACTGCTGGTAGATGTACAGCGGAAGGGACTGCTGCGCACCCTCGAAGGGGTTGGTGTTGATGAGCGAGTTGCCCCACACCAGCAGCAGCACCGGCGCCGTCTCGCCCGCGATACGGGCCACCGCCAGCATGACACCGGTGATGATGCCGCCGAGCGAGGTGGGCAGGACCACCTTCAGGATCGTGCGCCACTTCGGGATGCCGAGCGCCAGGGATGCCTCGCGCAGCTCGTTCGGGACGAGCTTGAGCATCTCCTCGGTGGAGCGGACGACGACCGGCATCATCAGGATGGCCAGCGCCAGCGAGCCGGCGAAGCCGAAGGGCTGCATGTCGAACATCAGCATGATGCTGAGGATGAACAGACCGGCGACGATCGACGGGATGCCCGTCATGACGTCCACGAAGAACGTCACCGAGCGGGCGAGGTTGCCGCGCCCGTACTCGACCAGGTAGATCGCGGTGAGCACCCCGATCGGAGCGGCGATCAGCGTGGCCAGGCCGACCTGCTGGAGGCTGCCGACGATGGCGTGGTAGATGCCGCCGCCCACCTCGGTGTCGGCGATCAGGCCCATCGAGTGGGTCAGGAAGTAGACGTCGAGGACCTTCACACCGCGCGAGACGGTCGTCCACACCAGGGAGACCAGCGGCACCACGGCGAGCAGGAAGGCGACCCAGACGAGCGAGGTCACCATCCGGTCCTTGGCCTGGCGGCTGCCCTCGACACGGGAGGCGATGACGTACGAACCGGCGATGAAGAGGATCGCGGCGATCAGGCCCCACTGGATCCGGCTGTGCAGTCCGGCGGCCAGACCGATACCCACGCCGAGGCCGAGGGAGCCCGCGGCGATCGCGTACGGCGACCACTTGGGCAGACGGGCGCCGCGCAGGGTGCTGGGGCGCTTGTCGGCGACTGAGGTGCTCATGCGTTGGCCCCCGAGTACTCCTTGCGGCGGGCGATGATCGCACGGGCCGCGCCGTTGACCAGCAGGGTGATGACGAACAGGACCAGGCCGGAGGCGATGAGCGCGTCCCGGCCCAGCTCGCTGGCCTCACTGAACTTGCTGGCGATGTTCTGGGCGAAGGTGCCGCCGCCCGGGTCGAGCAGGCTGGCCTGGATGTCGAAGGTCGGCGAGAGCACGGTGGCGACGGCCATCGTCTCGCCGAGCGCGCGGCCGAGGCCGAGCATCGAGGCGGAGATCACACCGGAGCGGCCGAAGGGGATCACCGCCATGCGGATGACCTCCCAGCGCGTGGCGCCCAGGGCGAGGGCCGCCTCCTCGATCATCTGCGGAGCCTGGCGGAAGACCTCACGGCTCACGTTGGTGATGATCGGCAGGATCATGATCGCGAGCAGGATGCCGACGGTCAGCATCGAGCGGGGCGCGCCGCCCTGCCAGGAGAAGATGCCGGTCCAGCCGAGGTACTCGTCCAGCCAGCTGAAGAGGCCGGTCATGTTGGGGACGAGGATCAGCGCGCCCCACAGGCCGTACACGATGGACGGCACGGCGGCGAGCAGGTCGATCACGTACGCGATCGGACCGCTCAGCCTGCGCGGGGCGTAGTGGGTGAGGAACAGCGCGATGGCGACGGCGATCGGGACCGCGATGACCATGGCGACGATCGAGGAGACGACCGTGCCGAACGCCAGCACGGCGATGCCGAACTTCGGCGGGATCAGGCCGGTGTTCCACTCGAAGGCGGTGAGGAAGTTGGCGTCGTCCTCGCTGATCGCGATCGAGGCGCGGTAGGCGAGGAAGCCCGCGATCGCGGCCATGATCACGAGCAGCAGGATGCCCGAGCCGCGGGAGAGACCGAGGAAGATCCGGTCACCGGGTCGGGTGGCGCCACGGGCCGCGCGCTTCTGCTCGGCCACGGTCGGCTGTGGGGTCGGGGGCGGGGCTGGGATGTTCTTCGTGGTTATGTCCATCGGGTTCTCCGGTCTGCGGAGCCGTACGCGCTGTACGGCCCTGTGGAGCCGGTCGCGGTCAGCGGCGGCCCCTGGCGGCGGTGCACCGGACGGTGCGGTCCGGTCCGGGGTTCAGCTCCCGGACCGGACCGCACTCGGGTCAGCTCAGGCCCTCGATGGTGGTGCGGACCTTGGCGATGATGTCGTCGGGGATCGGCGCGTAGTCGTTGTCGGCGAGGACCTTCTGGCCGTCCTCGGAGGCGATGTAGCGCAGGAACGCCTTGGTGGCGGGCAGGGTGTCCGCCTTGTTGCCCTTGTCGCAGACGATCTCGTAGGTGACGAGGGTGATCGGGTAGGCGCCGTCGGCCTTGGTCGCGTAGTTCAGCTCCAGCGCCAGGTCCTTGCCGGTGCCGACGACCTTGGCGTCGGCGATGGCGGTGGTGGCGTTGTCCACGGTGGCGTCGACCGGGGCGGCGGCGCCGGTGTCGATGCTGACCGCCTTGATGCCGTCCTTGGCGTACGACAGCTCCATGTAGCCGATCGCGCCCGAGGTCTGCTTCACCTGCTGGGCGATGCCGGAGGAGCCGGAGGCGGACTGGCCGCCGTCGGCCTCCCACGCCTTGCCGCCCTCGTAGGGCCAGTCGCTCTTGGCCGAGGCGATCAGGTACTTGGTGAAGTTGTCCGTGGTACCGGAGTCCTCGGAGCGGTGGAACGCCTGGATCTTGAGGTCGGGCAGCTGCGCGTCGGGGTTCAGCTTCGCGATGGCCTCGTCGTTCCAGTTCGTGATCTTGTTGTTGAAGATCTTGGCGAGCGTCGGGGCGTCCAGGACGAGCTTGTCCACACCCGGGACGTTGAAGCCGACGGCGACGGGACCGCCGACCATCGGAAGGTCGATGGCCTGGCCGCCGGAGCAGATCTCCTTGGAGGCGGTGACCTCTTCGGGCTTCAGCGCGGAGTCGGAGCCGGCGAAGGCGACCTGGCCCTGGGTGAACGCGGTGATACCGGCGCCCGAGCCGCTGCCCTTGTAGTTGATCTGCACACCACAGGCCTGGGTGAACTGCTTGACCCAGGCGTCGATCGCGTTCTTCTGCGCGGACGAGCCGTCGGCGAGGAGCTGCCCCTTGGCGTCGTCGCACTTGATGTTGCCCGCGGCAGCGGTCGAGGACGCGCTGCTGTCCCCACCGGAGCTGGTGTCGTCGGAGCCGCACGCCGTGAGGGCCAGGGCGCCGGAGACGGCGAGAGCACCGAGGGTGAGGGCCCGCCGGTTCATGCGCTGAAGCTTCACTTGAGGGAGTTCCTTCCAGGAGCCGCCGTCCTGAATCCGGCGGCGTGCGCGAAGTCTGAGTGATGCGGAGCCGTCCTCGAGGCACGGCCCGCACCGCGTAAGGCCGAAATTAGGCAGATCAGGTGAAGGCGCCTACGGCCGTAAGTGAACGGGGGGTGAACCCCTGACGGCGGTGTGGTTAGGTCACGGAACGCTCACGGGAAGGGCACACAGAGGTTCCGGTCCGGGCACTCCCAGGGCCCCGGCGGGCGTGTTCCGGCCCGGTCGTGGAACCCGTGACGCTCACGATGCGCAAACCCGTGGCGTCCTTTCCTGGAACCCATGGCATCCCTCAGCCGTCTCGTTCCACGAGCCCGACGGAAGGCACGGACATGGAACGGCGTACGTTCATCGGCGGCACCGCGGGCGCGTTCGCGGCGCTGACGACGGCCTGCGAGGCCGACCGCGGCTCCGCCGCGAGAACGTCGTCGTCCTCAGCGTCTCATCCTCCGCTCAGGGCGACCACCGCCACCGCCGCCGCCGACTGGCCGGCCCTCGCCCGCGACCTCGACGGCCCCCTGGTCCGCCCGGGCGACGCGGACTGGCCGGCCGCCCGCCAGCTGTACAACACCCGCTTCGACGCCCTGAAACCCGCCGCGGTCGCCTACGTGGCACACCCCGACGACATCCGTACGGCCCTGGCGTACGCCCGCGCCCACTCCCTGCGCGTGGCGATCCGCAACGGCGGCCACTCCTACGCCGGCTGGTCCTCGGGCGACGGCCGGCTGATCGTCGACGTCTCGAAACTGAACCGCGTGCGGGCGAGCGGTGGCACCGCGGTCGTCGGCGCGGGCGCCAAGCTGATCGACGTCTACCGCGCGCTCGCCGCGAAGGGCGTGACGATCCCCGCCGGCTCCTGTCCGACCGTCGGCGTCTCCGGCCTCACCCTCGGCGGCGGCCACGGCGTCGTCTCCCGGGCGTACGGCCTGACCTGCGACAGCCTCACCCAGGCCACCCTGATCACGGCGGACGGCAAGCAGCTCACCGCGAACGCGACCGACCACAAGGACCTGTTCTGGGCCCTGCGCGGCGCGGGCAACGGCAACTTCGGCGTGGTCACGGAACTGCGCTTCCGCACCCATCCGGCCCCCCAGGCCGTGACGGCGTACCTGTCCTGGCCCTGGCCGAGGGCGGCCGCGGTGATGAGGGCGTGGCAGGAGTGGGGCCCGTCCCAGCCGGACGAGATCTGGTCGTCCCTGCACCTGGCGGGCACCTCCGGCGGCAGCGCCACCGTCTCCGTCGCCGCGTTCTCCCTGGGCACGTACGGCGAACTGAAGAACGCGGTCGACCGCCTCGCGGACCGGGTCGGCGCCCCGGCGAGCAGCGTCTCGCTCCGCCGCCGCGGCTACGAGGAGGCCATGGAGATCTACGCCGGCTGCTCCTCCTTCTCCACCGACGCCCAGTGCCATCTGCCGGGCTCCACACCGGGCCGCTCGCCACAGGGGGCGCTGGGCCGTGAGACCTACGCGGCCCGCTCGGACTTCTTCGACCGCTCGCTCTCCCCGGCCGGCGTCCGGACGCTGCTCAAGCAACTGACGTCGGTGCGCGGCGGCTCGGGCAGCATCGCGTTCACGGCGCTCGGCGGAGCGGTCAACCGGGTCCCCCCGACGGCGACCGCGTTCGTCCACCGCCGCTCGCGGATGCTGGCCCAGTACATCGCCTCCTGGCGGGCCGGCACCGGCGGCTCGGCCGCCCAGGCGTGGCTGACCGCGGCCCACACGGCGATGAGGCCGTACGCCTCGGGCGCGGCCTACCAGAACTACACCGACCCGACCCTGAAGGACTGGCGCACGGCGTACTACGGGCCCGCCGCGGCCCGCCTGACCACGCTCAGGAAGCGGTACGACCCCGACCGCTTCTTCACGTATCCGCAGGCGCTGTGAGACACCCGTCCCCAGGCCCGGCGCGACCCGTACCCCGAGGCGCTGTGAGCACCGGGACGGCCTGCGCCGGGCGAGGGTGGCGGGCCCGCCGCGGAGGGGCGTGGACGGCACTCCTACGCGGCGAGGTCCCGCTCCTCCGCGGACTCCCGCCGCGCCCCCGGAATCACCGTGTCCCGCCCGTCCTCCGACCGGCCCCGCGCGCGGATCAGCCACCCCGCGCGCGGCGACCGCTCGACCGCCTGGGTGACCGGCGTCAGCAGGGCCATGGCGAGGGGGGACAGCAGCAGCGCGACGGCCGTGCCGAGCGCGAACCCGCCGACGACGTCGGTCGGGTAGTGCACGCCCATGTAGATCCGGCAGAACCCTTCGAACAGCGCGAGCCCTATGCCGAACAGCCCGAACCGCCGGTGGGCGACGAACAGTCCGACGCCCATCGCCATGGTGATCGTGGCGTGGTCGCTCACGAACGAGTAGTCGGTCTTGCCGGCGACCAGGACGTCCAGCCCCTCGTGGGTGAGGAAGGGCCGGGGCCGCTCCACGAACCCTCGTATCGGCACGTTCACCAGCACGGCGACACCGGCCGCCAGCGGCGCCCAGACGAGCGCGGCCACCGAGGACGCCGCGTCCTCACCGCCCCGCCGCCGTACGGACCACCAGCACGCCGCCACGAGCAGGACCATGGCGATCAGCAGGCCGTACTCGCCGACGTACTCCATGGCCCGGTCGAACCAGGCGGGGGCGTCCTTGGCGAGGCCGTTGATGTCGTACAGCAGATCGACGTCAGGGTTCGACCCGGATTCTGCGAGTCCAGCCATGGTGCGCGGCCCCTTCGTCGTCTCTCCCGGCATGCCCGAGCGCACGCCGTTTCTGCCCACCCCCGTGGTTTGCAGATTGCTATGTCACCAGGAACGCACGACTCCTGTTCATACGTTCCACACTCCACCGAATGATCACGCAGACGTTATCGAAGAGAGACTCATCGCCGCAGCTCAGGGGGTGGGTTCACGCTCGGTTCACACCGTCGTGGGGAGCGCTTTCGCGCCATCCTCGGTTACCCGGGTGGCACCGAAATAGTCCGGGGTGTCGATCGGGTCGAACCGGATCACAGCACCCGTTCTCGGCGCGTCGATCATGTAACCGCCGCCGACATAAATGCCCACATGCCGGATGGCCCGGGAATTGGTGAGGTCGTCCGAGAAGAACACCAGATCGCCGGGGAGCAGCTCCTCCCGCGAGGGATGCGGACCGGCGTTGTACTGGTCGTTGGCGACCCGGGGAAGCGTGATCCCGACACTCTCGTACGCGGCCTGCGTCAGCCCTGAGCAGTCGAACCGT carries:
- a CDS encoding phosphatase PAP2 family protein encodes the protein MAGLAESGSNPDVDLLYDINGLAKDAPAWFDRAMEYVGEYGLLIAMVLLVAACWWSVRRRGGEDAASSVAALVWAPLAAGVAVLVNVPIRGFVERPRPFLTHEGLDVLVAGKTDYSFVSDHATITMAMGVGLFVAHRRFGLFGIGLALFEGFCRIYMGVHYPTDVVGGFALGTAVALLLSPLAMALLTPVTQAVERSPRAGWLIRARGRSEDGRDTVIPGARRESAEERDLAA
- the pstC gene encoding phosphate ABC transporter permease subunit PstC, with amino-acid sequence MDITTKNIPAPPPTPQPTVAEQKRAARGATRPGDRIFLGLSRGSGILLLVIMAAIAGFLAYRASIAISEDDANFLTAFEWNTGLIPPKFGIAVLAFGTVVSSIVAMVIAVPIAVAIALFLTHYAPRRLSGPIAYVIDLLAAVPSIVYGLWGALILVPNMTGLFSWLDEYLGWTGIFSWQGGAPRSMLTVGILLAIMILPIITNVSREVFRQAPQMIEEAALALGATRWEVIRMAVIPFGRSGVISASMLGLGRALGETMAVATVLSPTFDIQASLLDPGGGTFAQNIASKFSEASELGRDALIASGLVLFVITLLVNGAARAIIARRKEYSGANA
- a CDS encoding metal-sensitive transcriptional regulator, producing the protein MTTTEAGAQAPSAAGEPETVTDHDRGVHGYHKQKDEHLKRLRRIEGQIRGLQRMVDEDVYCIDILTQVSASTKALQSFALQLLEEHLRHCVADAAVKGGTEIDAKVAEATKAIGRLLRT
- a CDS encoding DUF47 family protein; translation: MRFRLTPRETSFYDMFAASADNIVTGSKLLMELLGADASARAEIAERMRAAEHAGDDATHAIFHQLNSSFITPFDREDIYNLASSLDDIMDFMEEAVDLVVLYNVEELPKGVEQQIEVLARAAELTAEAMPNLRTMENLTEYWIEVNRLENQADQIHRKLLAMLFNGKYEAIEVLKLKQIVDVLEEAADAFEHVANTVETIAVKES
- the pstS gene encoding phosphate ABC transporter substrate-binding protein PstS; this translates as MKLQRMNRRALTLGALAVSGALALTACGSDDTSSGGDSSASSTAAAGNIKCDDAKGQLLADGSSAQKNAIDAWVKQFTQACGVQINYKGSGSGAGITAFTQGQVAFAGSDSALKPEEVTASKEICSGGQAIDLPMVGGPVAVGFNVPGVDKLVLDAPTLAKIFNNKITNWNDEAIAKLNPDAQLPDLKIQAFHRSEDSGTTDNFTKYLIASAKSDWPYEGGKAWEADGGQSASGSSGIAQQVKQTSGAIGYMELSYAKDGIKAVSIDTGAAAPVDATVDNATTAIADAKVVGTGKDLALELNYATKADGAYPITLVTYEIVCDKGNKADTLPATKAFLRYIASEDGQKVLADNDYAPIPDDIIAKVRTTIEGLS
- the pstA gene encoding phosphate ABC transporter permease PstA; translated protein: MSTSVADKRPSTLRGARLPKWSPYAIAAGSLGLGVGIGLAAGLHSRIQWGLIAAILFIAGSYVIASRVEGSRQAKDRMVTSLVWVAFLLAVVPLVSLVWTTVSRGVKVLDVYFLTHSMGLIADTEVGGGIYHAIVGSLQQVGLATLIAAPIGVLTAIYLVEYGRGNLARSVTFFVDVMTGIPSIVAGLFILSIMLMFDMQPFGFAGSLALAILMMPVVVRSTEEMLKLVPNELREASLALGIPKWRTILKVVLPTSLGGIITGVMLAVARIAGETAPVLLLVWGNSLINTNPFEGAQQSLPLYIYQQYANSAGSGAAYDRAWAAALTLIAFVMILNLVARGIARWKAPKTGR
- a CDS encoding FAD-binding oxidoreductase; translated protein: MERRTFIGGTAGAFAALTTACEADRGSAARTSSSSASHPPLRATTATAAADWPALARDLDGPLVRPGDADWPAARQLYNTRFDALKPAAVAYVAHPDDIRTALAYARAHSLRVAIRNGGHSYAGWSSGDGRLIVDVSKLNRVRASGGTAVVGAGAKLIDVYRALAAKGVTIPAGSCPTVGVSGLTLGGGHGVVSRAYGLTCDSLTQATLITADGKQLTANATDHKDLFWALRGAGNGNFGVVTELRFRTHPAPQAVTAYLSWPWPRAAAVMRAWQEWGPSQPDEIWSSLHLAGTSGGSATVSVAAFSLGTYGELKNAVDRLADRVGAPASSVSLRRRGYEEAMEIYAGCSSFSTDAQCHLPGSTPGRSPQGALGRETYAARSDFFDRSLSPAGVRTLLKQLTSVRGGSGSIAFTALGGAVNRVPPTATAFVHRRSRMLAQYIASWRAGTGGSAAQAWLTAAHTAMRPYASGAAYQNYTDPTLKDWRTAYYGPAAARLTTLRKRYDPDRFFTYPQAL
- the pstB gene encoding phosphate ABC transporter ATP-binding protein PstB; translation: MAKRIDVSGLTAYYGSHKAIEDISMTVEPRSVTAFIGPSGCGKSTFLRTLNRMHEVTTGGRVEGKVLLDDEDLYGHGIDPVSVRREVGMVFQRPNPFPTMSIFDNVAAGLRLNGSYKKSELNDVVEKSLKGANLWNEVKDRLNKPGSGLSGGQQQRLCIARAIAVEPNVLLMDEPCSALDPISTLAIEDLIGELKERFTIVIVTHNMQQAARVSDRTAFFNLSAVGQPGRLIEVDETERIFSNPSVQATEDYISGRFG
- a CDS encoding inorganic phosphate transporter, encoding MDTFALIVTIGVALGFTYTNGFHDSANAIATSVSTRALTPRAALAMAAVMNLGGAFLGSGVAKTVSEGLIETPHGNRGMWILFAALVGAIVWNLVTWYFGLPSSSSHALFGGMVGAALAGGIDVLWSGVLEKVVIPMFISPVVGLVAGYLVMCAILWMFRKSNPHKAKRGFRIAQTVSAAGMALGHGLQDAQKTMGIVVMALVIADVEQAGDPIPIWVKVACALMLSLGTYAGGWRIMRTLGRKIIELDPPQGFAAETTGASIMFTTAFIFHAPISTTHVITSAIMGVGATKRVNAVRWGVAKNIILGWFITMPAAAAVAAVAFGLVNLAFL